A region of the Saccharospirillaceae bacterium genome:
CGCCCACCGAAAACTTAATCTGGAAACGCGCTGCAACGTAGATCATCACCACAAACAGAGCAAGTAATAAAGCCAAGCCACCCTGATCACGTAACTCTTCACCGACGTTGGCGCCCACGAATTCGGAACGTTTCAGAATGATATTATTACCCTTGGCTTCGTTCTGCAGCACCAGCAATACTTCATTACCCAGATCATCGCGAAATGCTTCAGACATACGTACCAATACGTCAGTTTCTGAACCAAAGTTCTGGACCACAACATCTTTATACCCTGCACCATCGAGAATCTTAGTAATTGCATCGAGGTTTTCCGGTTGCTCATATTCTACTTCCAGCAGCGTACCACCGGTAAAATCCAGACCCAGGTTCAGTCCCTGAGTCGCCAGAGAACCAATAGAAACAACAATCAGTACCGCCGACAGCACCATGGCTGCCATGCGCAGCTTCATAAAATCGTAATTTGGCACCTTACTCATGATTGGCCTCCGATGGATAAAGAATCAATACGACGGCCGCCGTAAACCGTGTTGATGATGGCACGAGTGAGAACAATGGCAGTAAACATCGAGGTGATGATACCGAACGACAGAGTGACCGCGAATCCTTTGACCGGACCGGTACCTGCAGCGAAAAGGATCACCGCAACTAACAACGTGGTTAAGTTGGCATCAAGAATGGTGACAAACGCGCGATCATAACCCTCATGGATCGCTTGTTGTGGCGATCGTCCTGCCAGCAGCTCTTCGCGAATGCGCGAGAAAATAAGCACATTAGCATCCACTGCCATACCAACCGTTAAGACAATCCCGGCAATGCCCGGCAAGGTCAGCGTAGCGCCAATAATGGACATCAATGCAATCAGTATTACCAGGTTAGCGATCAGTGCGATGTTAGCCACCATGCCGAATAGGCGATAGAACACCACCATGGCAACCAGTACCAAAGCCAGGCCCGCCATCACAGAGTTAACACCCATTTCGATGTTTTCTTTACCCAGACTTGGGCCCACCGTGCGCTCTTCAACGAAGAACATCGGCGCAGCCAGAGCACCAGCGCGTAATAACAGGGCCAGCTCCGACGCTTCAGCCGATTCCAGACCAGTGATACGGAAGCTGGAGCCTAACGTGCTCTGAATCGTGGCCAGAGAAATAATCGATTTCTCGACCACCTGAATGGTTTTTTGCTGCTCAACCCCATCCACCAGTTCATACGTGGTCTTAGGCTTGCGTTCGACAAACAGCACCGCCATGCGACGCTTAATATTCTTGCGCGTCACTTGAGTCATGCGCGCCCCACCTTTGGAATCGAGATCGATATTCACCTGTGGGAAACCATTTTCATCAAAGGAAGGCTGGGCGTTGGTTACACTGTCGCCAGTGGTAATGATGGTTTTCTGCAATCTTGCGGTGCGGAAACTCTCATTGCGGAAGCTGTACTCCTCCGTTTGGAAACGGCTGGCACCTGGCTCGGCCTCGAGACGAAATTCAAGGTTGGCGGCTTTACCCAAAATCTTCTTCGCTTCAGCCGTATCCTGAACACCCGGCAACTCGACCACAATACGGTTACGGCCCTGACGCTGAACCAGCGGTTCGGCAACACCCAGTTCATTAACCCGGTTACGAATGGTGGTTAAGTTTTGCTTAATCGCATAGTTTTCGAACGACTTAATTTGCTGCTCAGTAACACGCAACACGAGATCATAGAATTCGCCGTTATCTTCGGAAGAGCGCAGAAACTCGTTGTAATTTCGGGCAACAAAATTAGATGCTTCATCGCGTATTTCAGAATCAACGAAGCTGATGCGCAAGCTCTGACCTTCGACCTGAATCCGGCGGTACTTCAGCTTTTCTTCTCGCAGCTTGTTACGCATTTCCTGACGGTAGTTTTTAATCTTACTGGCCAGGTAATCAGCCATATCCACCTCCATCAGGAAGTGCACACCACCACTCAGGTCCAGACCCAGTGTCATGGGCCCGGCACCCAGATTAACCAGCCATTCGGGCGTGGTTGGTGCAAGGTTCAGGGCAACAATATATTCATCACCCAGCAAGCGCTGCACCGCAGCTTTTGCCGATAGCTGATTTTTGGTTTCGGTCAAACGGAACAATGCCGTGCTGCCTTTGACTTCTTCACCGAAGAATTCGATATCATTTTCATTGAGCGCCTGGCGTACCTGATTCAGTGTCAATTCGCTCATCTCAGCGCCGGAACGGGCCGGCGTTACCTGAATAGCCGGATCGGGCGGGTACAGGTTTGGCGCAGCGTAGATGACCGACAGCACCAGCACCAGCAAGATCAGAATGTGTTTCCAGATGGGTGTTTTATTGAGCATACAACTGCCCTTCTTCCTTATTGTGGTCCTTAAACAGCAACAAAGACGGCCGCCCGAAACGGACGCCGCCTTGTGGGTGCAGACCTGAAGGTCTGCCAAATCTGATTAAGCTTTAATTTCTTTGATGGTGCCTTTTGGCAA
Encoded here:
- the secF gene encoding protein translocase subunit SecF, with product MSKVPNYDFMKLRMAAMVLSAVLIVVSIGSLATQGLNLGLDFTGGTLLEVEYEQPENLDAITKILDGAGYKDVVVQNFGSETDVLVRMSEAFRDDLGNEVLLVLQNEAKGNNIILKRSEFVGANVGEELRDQGGLALLLALFVVMIYVAARFQIKFSVGAVAALFHDVVIILGFFSLFQWDFDLTVLAALLAVIGYSLNDTIVVADRIRENFRIVRRGGPVEVINESLNQTLGRTIMTSLTTALVLGALMIVGGELIHNFALALMIGVVVGTYSSIYVAANILLMMNISREDLMPPELEEEEDDRP
- the secD gene encoding protein translocase subunit SecD, whose amino-acid sequence is MLNKTPIWKHILILLVLVLSVIYAAPNLYPPDPAIQVTPARSGAEMSELTLNQVRQALNENDIEFFGEEVKGSTALFRLTETKNQLSAKAAVQRLLGDEYIVALNLAPTTPEWLVNLGAGPMTLGLDLSGGVHFLMEVDMADYLASKIKNYRQEMRNKLREEKLKYRRIQVEGQSLRISFVDSEIRDEASNFVARNYNEFLRSSEDNGEFYDLVLRVTEQQIKSFENYAIKQNLTTIRNRVNELGVAEPLVQRQGRNRIVVELPGVQDTAEAKKILGKAANLEFRLEAEPGASRFQTEEYSFRNESFRTARLQKTIITTGDSVTNAQPSFDENGFPQVNIDLDSKGGARMTQVTRKNIKRRMAVLFVERKPKTTYELVDGVEQQKTIQVVEKSIISLATIQSTLGSSFRITGLESAEASELALLLRAGALAAPMFFVEERTVGPSLGKENIEMGVNSVMAGLALVLVAMVVFYRLFGMVANIALIANLVILIALMSIIGATLTLPGIAGIVLTVGMAVDANVLIFSRIREELLAGRSPQQAIHEGYDRAFVTILDANLTTLLVAVILFAAGTGPVKGFAVTLSFGIITSMFTAIVLTRAIINTVYGGRRIDSLSIGGQS